The sequence CTGAGACGTGTGGGACTTGAAAAAGAGTATTATTTTCGATTTCCGCATGAACTTTCCGGAGGACAGGTTCAGCGTCTTGGGATTGCAAGTGCACTGGTTGTACAGCCCAAACTGATCGTGTGTGATGAACCGGTATCGGCTTTGGATGTATCAATTCAGGCACAGATTTTAAACATGCTCAAAAAGCTGCAAAAAGAACTAAAACTTAGTCTGCTTTTTATATCGCATGATATTGGTGTTGTGCGGTTTATATCGGATCGTGTGGGAGTAATGTATCTTGGTACATTGGTAGAGGAGGCAGAGACAGAAGAATTGTTTTCAAATCCGCTGCATCCTTATACAAAAGCGTTGCTCGCAGCGGCTTTGGATCCATATGTCAGCAGAAAAACGTTTGTGGCATTAAAAGGAGAACAGCCGATTCGAACGGAAAATTTTGTGGGCTGTGCATTTTACAGTCGATGTCCATATGCAGCAGAACAGTGTAAAAAAGAGACGCCTGTTCTCCAAAAGTTTGGAGAAGGACACAAAGCAGCATGCCACCGGGCAACAGAATTTTAAATTGAGTATTAACAATCGAGGAAAGTTATGATATACTATTAATAATTGAATGACTAAAAGGATAGAGGTGCGGATTTCATCAGTATTGTGTGGCAAAGTTGGACAGCCGCCACATACGAAAGGGAAAGTCGCCGAAGAGATGTTTTTTTGTCCAGAAAGATATCTCTGGGATATTGCAGAATATGCAATATACTGTCACTTATGTGGAGAGCTATCGTTGGTTTGTTAGGAATACGAAAGAAAAGATGCAGGATAAGTATGCGGGAACCATGAATGTGCTTTTACACAAAGGTCATTCATGGTTTTTATTATCAGGGGAGATACCCTTTGAAGGAAAGAGAGGAACTTATTTATGCATATTTCAAAAAAGAAAGTATTGTCAGTGTGTTCGAGTGTTTTTGTGTTGACGCTGATACTGTCTATGACGGTGTTTGCGGCTGAGAAAGCACCGAAACCGCAACTGTATGCTACTTTTTGGGCATTGATCCCTCCCGTTGTGGCGATTGCTCTCGCGTTGATCACAAAAGAAGTATATAGTTCACTGTTTGTTGGTATTTTGGTAGGAGCATTACTCTACTCGGGATTTTCATTTGAAAAAACGGTAGTACATATTTTTGAAGGCGGAATTATCAGCGTGCTTTCTGACAAGTATAATGTTGGAATTTTGGTATTCCTTGTGATATTGGGAGCAATGGTCTCCTTGATGAACAGAGCAGGAGGTTCCGCAGCATTCGGAGAATGGGCAGGACAACATATCAAATTACGTGTGGGCGCACAGCTTGCGACAATTGCACTTGGTGTGTTGATTTTTATTGATGACTATTTTAACTGTCTGACTGTGGGAAGCGTGATGCGTCCGGTGACAGACAAACATAATGTGTCTCGGGCAAAGTTGTCTTACTTGATCGACGCAACAGCGGCTCCGGTCTGCATCATTGCACCGATTTCTTCGTGGGCGGCAGCGGTGACCGGGTTTGTAGAAGGGGAAGATGGATTTTCAATCTTTATGCAGGCGATACCATATAATTTTTATGCACTTCTTACAATTGTGATGATGATTGGAATCGTATTGCTCAAAGCAGATTACGGTCCAATGAGAACACATGAGATGAATGCTTTGAAAGGTGATCTCTATACAACAGAGAACAGACCGTATGAAAATGTATCTGAAGGTGTTGTGAATCATAATGGAAAGGTAATTGATCTGGTGATTCCGATTCTTTCACTGATTGTGTGCTGTGTTATCGGAATGATCTATACAGGCAGATTTTTTGATGGAGTAGGATTTGTGGAGGCATTTTCAAACAGTGATGCATCTGTAGGTCTTGTGCTTGGAAGCTTTTTCGGACTGATCATAACGATTGCATTGTATGTGGTACGCAAAGTATTGAATTTCTCGGATTGTATGTCATGTATTCCGGAAGGATTCAAGGCGATGGTGCCGGCAATCATGATCCTGACATTTGCGTGGACATTAAAAGCGATGACAGACAGTCTTGGAGCAGCAGAATTTGTTGCAACGACAGTTGAGCAATTTGCGGGTGGACTGATGAACTTCCTGCCGGCGATCATTTTCCTGATTGGATGCTTTCTTGCATTCGCGACAGGGACATCATGGGGAACTTTTGGTATTTTAATCCCAATCGTAGTTGCGATTTTTGCAAACACGAACCACGAACTGATGATTATTTCTATTTCAGCATGTATGGCCGGTGCGGTTTGTGGAGATCATTGTTCGCCGATTTCTGACACGACGATCATGGCGTCGGCAGGTGCACAGTGTGACCATGTAAGTCATGTGTCCACTCAACTTCCGTATGCGATAACAGCTGCAGCGGTATCGTTTGTGACTTATATTATCGCCGGATTTGTGCAGAGCGCATGGATTGCGCTGCCGATTGGTATAGTGTTGATGGTAGGGACACTGCTGGTGTTGAGTATGAAAAAATAAGGGGAAAGAGCATCGTAAACTTTAAGTTTACGATGCTCTTATTTTTGTGATACAATAGAAATATATGGGAAGACTAAAAATAAAAGCTTATGACAGTAGAAAAGAGGAAATATATGAACATAAATGCAATGACAAACTATGAGCTGATACAGCAAAAAGAATTGAAGGATTTGAAGTCGGAAGGATATCTGCTGCGCCATAAAAAAAGCGGGGCGAGAGTGCTTTTGATGGAAAATGATGATGAAAATAAGGTGTTTACGATTGGATTTCGCACTCCTCCGGAGGACAGTACAGGACTTCCGCATATTTTGGAGCATTCGGTGCTGTGCGGATCGAAAAATTTTCCGGTAAAAGATCCGTTTGTAGAGCTTGTGAGAGGATCATTGAACACATTTTTGAATGCGATGACTTACCCGGACAAAACGGTCTATCCGGTGGCAAGCTGCAATGAAAAGGACTTTCAGAATCTGATGCATGTTTATATGGATGCGGTGTTTTATCCGAATATTTATGAGCATGATGAGATATTCCGTCAGGAGGGATGGAGCTATAATCTGGAATCAAAAGAGGATGCGCTGACTTATAATGGGGTGGTGTACAATGAGATGAAAGGAGCATTTTCCTCACCGGAGGGAGTACTTGACCGTGTGATCCTGAATTCACTTTTTCCAGATACCTCTTACGCGAATGAGTCGGGCGGAGACCCGGAAGTGATTCCGGAGCTTACGTATGAGCAGTTCTTAGAATTTCACAGCAGATATTATCATCCGTCCAATAGCTATATTTATCTGTATGGCGACATGGATATGGAAGAAAAGCTGGAATGGCTGGATCGAGAGTATCTGTCGAAGTTTGATACACTGCAGATTGATTCTGCAATCAGAGAGCAGGCTCCATTTGATGCTGTAAAAGAGATTGAGATGGAATATTCAATTGCAAGTGACGAGTCGGAGGAGGATAATACTTATTTATCATACAATAAAGTAATCGGAACAAGTCTTGACCGCGAATTGTATCTGGCATTTCAGGTTTTGGACTATGCACTTTTATCTGCACCGGGCGCACCGCTTAAGAAGGCGCTTGTGGATGCCGGTATCGGAAAAGATATTATGGGATCGTATGACAATGGAATTTATCAGCCAATTTTCTCGATTATTGCGAAAAATGCAAATTTGGAGCAAAAAGAAGAGTTTCTTTCTATTGTGGAACGAACATTGTCAGAGATCGTGAAAAAGGGAATGGATACGAAGGCGCTGGAAGCAGGTATCAATTATCATGAATTCCGTTATCGTGAGGCTGATTTTGGAAATTATCCAAAAGGGCTGATGTATGGACTTCAGATTTTTGACAGCTGGCTGTATGATGATGAGAAACCATTTATTCATGTGGAGGCAATTGAGACATTTGAATTCCTGAAGGAAAATATAGAGAACGGATATTTTGAGAAGTTAATCCAGAAATATCTGCTTGACAACACACATGGAGCGATTGTTGTAGTGAAACCGGAAAAAGGGCGCACTGCAAGAATGGACAGAGAACTGGAAGAAAAACTTCAGAATTATAAAGAAGGATTGAGTGACGAAGAAGTTGAAAAACTGGTACGGGATACGAAACAATTGCAGCAGTATCAGGAAGAACCGTCGGCAGCGGAAGATTTGGAAAAGATTCCAGTGCTGAGAAGAGAAGACATCAGCCGTGAGATTGCGCCGATTTATAATGAAGTGCTGGATTTTGACAGCACGCCGGTTGTTTATCACGAGATTGAGACAAATGGAATCGGATATGTGGATTTATTGTTCGATCTGTCAGGAGTATCAGAAGAGATGCTTCCGTATGCAGGAATTTTGCAGGCGGTACTCGGGATTATTGACACAAATAACTATGAATATGGTGAGCTGTTCAATGAGATCAATGTACACACAGGTGGTATCGGGACGTCGCTTGAATTGTATCCGAATGTAGAAAAAGTGAAGGAAAAAGAGTTTAAGGCAACGTTTGAGATCAAGACAAAAGCCTTATATGGCAAACTTCCGGTTGCATTCTGTATGATGCAGGAGATTTTAACAGAGTCGCAACTGACAGATGAAAAACGTCTGAAAGAGATTCTTTCCATGGCAAAATCAAGACTGCAGATGCGTTTTCAGTCTTCCGGACATACAACAGCGGCTCTGCGAGCAATGTCGTATGCATCTCCGTTATCAAAGTTGAAAGACCTGACATCAGGAATCGGATACTATGAGATTGTAAAACAGATTGAAGAGCATTTTGAGGAAGAGAAGGATGTTTTGATAAAGAATCTGCAGACACTTACGAAATTACTGTTCCGTCCGGAAAATATGATGGTAAGTTACACGGCTGCAAGAGAAGGAATGGAAGATTTGGAAAAACTTGTGAGTGAATTGAAGGCGAAATTATTTACGGAGCCTGTACAGGGGCAGCCTTGTGTGATTCACTGTGAAAAGAAAAATGAAGGATTTAAGACATCGTCCAAAGTACAGTATGTAGCTCGCGCAGGAAACTTTATTGACGGTGGAGCTTCTTATACTGGAGCGCTCCAGATTTTGAAAGTGATTTTAAGTTATGATTATCTGTGGCAGAACGTCCGTGTAAAAGGCGGAGCATACGGATGCATGAGTAATTTCACAAGAATCGGAGATGGTTACTTTGTGTCTTATCGCGATCCAAATCTGGAAAAGACAAATGAGATTTACGAAGGTGTGGCAGAATATCTGAGACAATTCTCAGTAGGAGAACGGGACATGACGAAATATATTATCGGAACGATAAGCAATATTGATCAGCCTATGACTCCGGCATTAAAAGGAGAGCGTTCTATGAATCTTTATATGAATCATGTGACTGCACAGATGATAGAAGAAGAGAGAGCGCAGATTTTGGATGCAAACGAAGAGGATATCCGGGCACTGGCGGAAGTGGTTGAGGCAGTTCTTGGAAGCAATCAGATTTGCGTAATCGGAAGCGAAGAGAAAATTGAGGAGCAGAAGAGCTTGTTTAAAGAGACAAAAAGTTTATTTTAACAGTTCGGTTATAAGTGAGGAGTTTAGCTGTGTAAGCAGCGGAAAATATACAGATAGGAGAAGCTATGAGAGCAGATTATAAATCAGGTTTTGTAACATTGATCGGGAGACCGAATGTAGGGAAATCTACATTGATGAATTATCTGATCGGACAGAAGATCGCGATTACATCGAACAAACCGCAGACAACAAGAAATCGAATCCAGACCGTTTTGACAACGGAGGAAGGTCAGATTGTCTTTGTAGATACACCTGGAATCCACAAGGCGAAAAATAAGCTTGGGGAATATATGGTGAATGTGGCGGAGCGGACATTGAATGAGGTCGATGTGGTACTTTGGCTTGTGGAGCCGTCTACCTTTATCGGGGCAGGGGAGAAACACATCGCAGACCAGTTAAAAAAAGTAAAGACGCCGGTTGTGCTGGTAATTAATAAAGTAGATATGGTAAAAAGAGAAGAAGTGCTGACGTTTATAGATGCATATCGTAAAATATATGATTTTGCGGAGATTGTTCCGGTATCGGCAAGAAGCGGGGAGAATACAGATGAGCTTGTGAAAGTGATTTTGCAGTATCTGCCGTATGGTCCACAGTTCTATGATGAGGATACGGTTACAGATCAGCCGGAGCGCCAGATTGTATCGGAATTGATTCGCGAAAAGGCGCTGCACTGTCTGAATGAGGAAATTCCGCATGGAATTGCAGTGTCGATTGACCGTATGAAAGCGCGAAAGAAAGTGATGGACATCGATGCAACGATCATTTGTGAGCGTGATTCACATAAAGGAATCATCATCGGAAAACAGGGAAGCATGTTAAAGAAGATAGGAAGTACCGCCAGATTTGAGATTGAGCGTCTTTTAGATTGCAAGGTAAACTTACAGTTGTGGGTGAAGGTGAAGAAAGACTGGAGAGACAGTGACTTCTTGATTCAGAATTTTGGATATAAAAACGAGGAAGAATAAACTTGTCAAGGGGTTGCGACACAAAAAGAACTGGCAGATAGTCTCAGTATGGAAACGGTCGAATGGGAAATCCTAATGTTAGAAGCACAAAGGAGGGATTTTTCATGACGAAAACAGATTGGTGGGAAACATTTACAAAGACAGGCTGCGTGACAGATTATTTGTCTTACAAGGGAGTTGGTAAAGAGGAATATTCCTGTGTGCAGCCGAAAAATAGAAACGTGGGAGAGAGAACACTTGAGTCAGTCAGTAACAGTGACAGGGATGATACTGTCCGCGTCACCTATCGGTGAGAATGATAAAAGAATTGTGATTTTGACAAAAGAAAAAGGAAAGATTTCAGCGTTTGCAAAAGGGGCAAGAAGACAGAACAGCCATCTTCTTGGCGCGACGAATCCTTTTTCTTTTGGCGAATTCGTTTTGTATGAGGGAAGAAGTTCCTATAATCTGCTGCAGGCAAACATTTCCAATTATTTTATGGAACTTGCAACGGATTTAGAGGGGGCTTACTATGGATTTTATTTTATGGAGTTTGCCGATTATTATACGAAAGAACACAATGACGAGCGGCAGATGTTAAGGCTTTTGTATCAGACATTGCGGGCATTATCTTCAAATAAGATTCCGAGAGAACTGGTGAGG comes from Coprococcus phoceensis and encodes:
- the recO gene encoding DNA repair protein RecO, whose protein sequence is MSQSVTVTGMILSASPIGENDKRIVILTKEKGKISAFAKGARRQNSHLLGATNPFSFGEFVLYEGRSSYNLLQANISNYFMELATDLEGAYYGFYFMEFADYYTKEHNDERQMLRLLYQTLRALSSNKIPRELVRYIFELKTLVVNGEYPDVFHCTGCGTREQGVLFSCRNRGIVCEKCRRTVSDGIQINSSTLYTMQYVVTSTIEKLYTFVVSDEVLKQLGKIMKQYTGMYVDKRFKSLEILEMCLLS
- a CDS encoding Na+/H+ antiporter NhaC family protein gives rise to the protein MHISKKKVLSVCSSVFVLTLILSMTVFAAEKAPKPQLYATFWALIPPVVAIALALITKEVYSSLFVGILVGALLYSGFSFEKTVVHIFEGGIISVLSDKYNVGILVFLVILGAMVSLMNRAGGSAAFGEWAGQHIKLRVGAQLATIALGVLIFIDDYFNCLTVGSVMRPVTDKHNVSRAKLSYLIDATAAPVCIIAPISSWAAAVTGFVEGEDGFSIFMQAIPYNFYALLTIVMMIGIVLLKADYGPMRTHEMNALKGDLYTTENRPYENVSEGVVNHNGKVIDLVIPILSLIVCCVIGMIYTGRFFDGVGFVEAFSNSDASVGLVLGSFFGLIITIALYVVRKVLNFSDCMSCIPEGFKAMVPAIMILTFAWTLKAMTDSLGAAEFVATTVEQFAGGLMNFLPAIIFLIGCFLAFATGTSWGTFGILIPIVVAIFANTNHELMIISISACMAGAVCGDHCSPISDTTIMASAGAQCDHVSHVSTQLPYAITAAAVSFVTYIIAGFVQSAWIALPIGIVLMVGTLLVLSMKK
- a CDS encoding insulinase family protein; protein product: MNINAMTNYELIQQKELKDLKSEGYLLRHKKSGARVLLMENDDENKVFTIGFRTPPEDSTGLPHILEHSVLCGSKNFPVKDPFVELVRGSLNTFLNAMTYPDKTVYPVASCNEKDFQNLMHVYMDAVFYPNIYEHDEIFRQEGWSYNLESKEDALTYNGVVYNEMKGAFSSPEGVLDRVILNSLFPDTSYANESGGDPEVIPELTYEQFLEFHSRYYHPSNSYIYLYGDMDMEEKLEWLDREYLSKFDTLQIDSAIREQAPFDAVKEIEMEYSIASDESEEDNTYLSYNKVIGTSLDRELYLAFQVLDYALLSAPGAPLKKALVDAGIGKDIMGSYDNGIYQPIFSIIAKNANLEQKEEFLSIVERTLSEIVKKGMDTKALEAGINYHEFRYREADFGNYPKGLMYGLQIFDSWLYDDEKPFIHVEAIETFEFLKENIENGYFEKLIQKYLLDNTHGAIVVVKPEKGRTARMDRELEEKLQNYKEGLSDEEVEKLVRDTKQLQQYQEEPSAAEDLEKIPVLRREDISREIAPIYNEVLDFDSTPVVYHEIETNGIGYVDLLFDLSGVSEEMLPYAGILQAVLGIIDTNNYEYGELFNEINVHTGGIGTSLELYPNVEKVKEKEFKATFEIKTKALYGKLPVAFCMMQEILTESQLTDEKRLKEILSMAKSRLQMRFQSSGHTTAALRAMSYASPLSKLKDLTSGIGYYEIVKQIEEHFEEEKDVLIKNLQTLTKLLFRPENMMVSYTAAREGMEDLEKLVSELKAKLFTEPVQGQPCVIHCEKKNEGFKTSSKVQYVARAGNFIDGGASYTGALQILKVILSYDYLWQNVRVKGGAYGCMSNFTRIGDGYFVSYRDPNLEKTNEIYEGVAEYLRQFSVGERDMTKYIIGTISNIDQPMTPALKGERSMNLYMNHVTAQMIEEERAQILDANEEDIRALAEVVEAVLGSNQICVIGSEEKIEEQKSLFKETKSLF
- a CDS encoding ABC transporter ATP-binding protein, which translates into the protein MGEYLLEVKNLKKTYPIYRNTGKLFGSKERMNAVDGMSFYIKKGETYGLVGESGCGKSTSGRAIVGLSKTDSGSIFYEGTDLCSLSEKEFRPFRKEIQMVFQNTLSALNPRQRIGSILEDILFIHGVKDREERRNQAVEVLRRVGLEKEYYFRFPHELSGGQVQRLGIASALVVQPKLIVCDEPVSALDVSIQAQILNMLKKLQKELKLSLLFISHDIGVVRFISDRVGVMYLGTLVEEAETEELFSNPLHPYTKALLAAALDPYVSRKTFVALKGEQPIRTENFVGCAFYSRCPYAAEQCKKETPVLQKFGEGHKAACHRATEF
- the era gene encoding GTPase Era, whose amino-acid sequence is MRADYKSGFVTLIGRPNVGKSTLMNYLIGQKIAITSNKPQTTRNRIQTVLTTEEGQIVFVDTPGIHKAKNKLGEYMVNVAERTLNEVDVVLWLVEPSTFIGAGEKHIADQLKKVKTPVVLVINKVDMVKREEVLTFIDAYRKIYDFAEIVPVSARSGENTDELVKVILQYLPYGPQFYDEDTVTDQPERQIVSELIREKALHCLNEEIPHGIAVSIDRMKARKKVMDIDATIICERDSHKGIIIGKQGSMLKKIGSTARFEIERLLDCKVNLQLWVKVKKDWRDSDFLIQNFGYKNEEE